In Neorhizobium galegae, the following proteins share a genomic window:
- a CDS encoding homocysteine S-methyltransferase family protein has product MAKYRHNLPQLKRGDFLSDGGLETTLVFHRGIDLPAFAAFPLLDAAKGREELTEYYEAYLAIARERGLGFILDTPTWRANADWGPQLGYDRAALRALNIRSVDYVEKLRRLWERPSTPIVLNGVIGPRGDGYKDGNMEPLAAEDYHAFQAEAFADSEADMISAITMNNVGEAVGIVRASKRAGMPCVVSFTVETDGRLVNGKTLQAAIEETDAATDGYAAYYMVNCAHPSHFEDALVRGEAWVKRIAGIRANASAKSHQELDESTELDIGDPRDLGARYRRLRQNHPAMRVLGGCCGTDHRHLQAICDACLPAAAA; this is encoded by the coding sequence ATGGCCAAGTATCGCCATAACCTGCCGCAGCTCAAACGCGGCGACTTCCTTTCCGACGGCGGGCTCGAGACGACGCTGGTCTTCCACCGCGGCATCGATCTTCCGGCCTTCGCCGCCTTCCCGCTTCTCGATGCCGCAAAGGGCCGCGAGGAACTGACCGAATATTACGAGGCCTACCTGGCGATCGCCCGCGAGCGGGGCCTCGGCTTCATCCTCGACACGCCGACCTGGCGGGCGAATGCCGATTGGGGGCCGCAGCTCGGTTACGACCGCGCGGCACTGAGGGCGCTCAACATCCGCTCGGTCGACTATGTCGAGAAGCTGCGCCGCCTGTGGGAACGGCCAAGCACCCCGATCGTCCTCAACGGCGTGATCGGACCGCGCGGCGACGGCTACAAGGACGGCAACATGGAGCCCCTGGCGGCCGAGGACTATCACGCCTTCCAGGCTGAGGCTTTTGCCGACAGCGAGGCGGACATGATCTCGGCGATCACCATGAACAATGTCGGCGAGGCGGTCGGCATCGTCCGGGCCTCGAAACGTGCCGGCATGCCCTGCGTCGTTTCCTTCACGGTCGAGACCGACGGCAGGCTCGTCAACGGCAAGACGCTGCAGGCGGCGATCGAGGAGACCGATGCGGCGACGGATGGTTACGCGGCCTATTACATGGTCAACTGCGCCCATCCGAGCCATTTCGAGGATGCGCTTGTCCGCGGCGAGGCCTGGGTGAAGCGGATCGCGGGCATTCGCGCCAACGCGTCCGCCAAGAGCCACCAGGAACTCGACGAGTCGACGGAGCTTGATATCGGCGATCCGCGCGATCTCGGCGCCCGTTACCGGAGGCTGCGCCAAAACCATCCGGCAATGCGGGTGCTCGGCGGTTGCTGCGGCACCGACCACCGGCACCTGCAGGCGATCTGCGACGCCTGCCTGCCGGCGGCCGCGGCCTGA
- a CDS encoding class I SAM-dependent methyltransferase, producing MDATDVGAHWESNAETWTIYSRAGYDKYRDALNTPAFLEMLPPVAGLKGLDLGCGEGTNTREVARRGANMTGLDIAPTFIRYARETEAADPLGVTYVLGDGQGIDFPDESFDFVTAFMSMMDMADQRGVLTGICRVLKPGGFLQFSILHPCFVPPTRKNIRDETGEAVAVQIADYFDETDGRIERWLFSDIPAEERAKLTPFAVPRFHRTLTTWVSMIVEAGLVIEAFGEPMASEEVALAEPVVADTRVAPIFLHIRAGKP from the coding sequence ATGGATGCGACTGATGTCGGCGCCCATTGGGAGAGCAATGCCGAGACCTGGACGATCTATTCGCGGGCGGGTTACGACAAATATCGGGATGCGCTGAATACGCCGGCCTTCCTCGAGATGTTGCCGCCGGTCGCCGGATTGAAAGGCCTCGATCTCGGCTGCGGCGAGGGCACCAATACCCGCGAGGTCGCGCGGCGCGGGGCCAATATGACCGGCCTCGACATCGCCCCGACCTTCATCCGTTATGCCCGCGAGACGGAGGCTGCCGATCCGCTCGGCGTCACTTATGTGCTCGGTGACGGGCAGGGGATCGACTTCCCGGACGAGAGCTTCGATTTCGTCACCGCCTTCATGTCGATGATGGACATGGCCGATCAGCGAGGGGTGCTGACGGGCATCTGCCGTGTGCTGAAACCCGGCGGCTTCCTGCAGTTCTCGATCCTGCATCCCTGTTTCGTGCCGCCGACGCGCAAGAACATCCGCGACGAGACGGGCGAGGCCGTGGCGGTGCAGATCGCTGACTATTTCGACGAGACCGATGGCCGCATCGAACGCTGGCTGTTTTCGGACATCCCGGCCGAGGAGCGGGCGAAGCTGACGCCGTTTGCGGTGCCGCGTTTCCACCGGACGCTGACCACCTGGGTGTCGATGATTGTCGAGGCCGGGCTGGTGATCGAAGCCTTTGGCGAGCCGATGGCGTCGGAAGAGGTGGCGCTGGCAGAACCGGTCGTTGCCGATACCCGCGTTGCGCCGATCTTCCTGCATATCCGCGCCGGCAAACCTTGA
- a CDS encoding membrane protein — translation MPISSTGSAVATPVESSKSAIAWGPIIGGAVAAIGISLILILFGSGLGLTMISPWSGESSSAATVGISAAIWLVVVQWLSAALGGYLTGRLRTKWAAVHTDEVFFRDTAHGFVSWAVATVFVAGFLASSLGSLAGAGAQAVGSAAATAGVAGTAAAASSDSSSGGTDMATSYFTDALLRPQQAQARAQNDDGAATAEVSRILLNGAVKGGVPEDDKAYLATIVAARTGLSPQDARARVDAVLKRIEDAKVAAQQAVDEARKAAATTALVGSLSLLVGAFISCAAAALGGRQRDEEEDLLVATRY, via the coding sequence ATGCCCATTTCATCCACAGGCTCCGCGGTCGCAACTCCGGTGGAGTCGTCAAAATCTGCGATCGCATGGGGCCCGATCATCGGCGGCGCGGTTGCCGCCATCGGCATCAGCCTCATCCTCATCCTTTTCGGTTCCGGCCTCGGCCTCACCATGATCTCCCCCTGGTCGGGTGAAAGCAGTTCGGCCGCCACCGTCGGTATCAGCGCCGCGATCTGGCTGGTGGTGGTGCAATGGCTGTCGGCAGCGCTCGGCGGATATCTGACCGGCCGGCTGCGCACCAAATGGGCCGCAGTCCACACCGACGAAGTGTTCTTCCGCGATACCGCCCACGGCTTCGTTTCCTGGGCCGTCGCAACCGTCTTCGTCGCGGGTTTCCTCGCTTCGTCGCTCGGTTCGCTTGCCGGCGCCGGCGCTCAGGCGGTCGGCTCGGCGGCGGCGACTGCCGGCGTCGCCGGTACCGCAGCGGCCGCGTCGTCGGACAGCTCGTCCGGCGGCACAGATATGGCGACGTCCTACTTCACCGATGCGTTGCTGCGTCCGCAGCAGGCCCAGGCCCGCGCCCAGAACGACGACGGGGCGGCCACCGCGGAAGTGTCGCGCATTCTTCTCAACGGTGCCGTAAAGGGCGGCGTGCCGGAAGACGACAAGGCCTATCTGGCAACCATCGTCGCGGCCCGCACCGGCCTTTCGCCGCAGGATGCCCGTGCCCGCGTCGATGCGGTCCTCAAGCGGATCGAGGATGCCAAGGTCGCCGCCCAGCAGGCCGTGGACGAGGCCCGCAAGGCGGCCGCCACGACCGCCCTGGTCGGCTCGCTGTCGCTGCTCGTCGGCGCGTTCATCTCCTGTGCAGCCGCCGCCCTCGGCGGCCGCCAGCGGGACGAGGAGGAAGACCTGCTGGTCGCGACGCGCTACTAG
- a CDS encoding DUF1223 domain-containing protein produces MNNRNSFRLAFAAASLSLLGAAPASAGARNPVVVELFTSQGCSSCPPANANLVKLSSDPDILALSFAVTYWDYLGWKDIFGKEEFTQRQVTYEPALGQSSPFTPQMVINGRTSTVGQDLGEVRSLISAERPLAGPAVRLKGDTATIDGGGKPASPADIWLVRYDAGLVEVPVARGENAGETLPHAHVVRELTHLGLWNGKAQSQTISPAKPNEKRALLVQERNGGQILAAATD; encoded by the coding sequence GTGAACAACCGGAATTCGTTTCGTCTCGCATTCGCCGCCGCGTCCCTGAGCCTTCTGGGCGCCGCGCCCGCCTCGGCCGGCGCGCGAAATCCCGTGGTGGTCGAGTTGTTTACGAGCCAGGGCTGTTCGTCCTGCCCGCCCGCCAATGCCAATCTGGTCAAGCTGAGCAGCGATCCCGACATCCTGGCGCTCAGCTTCGCCGTGACCTATTGGGACTATCTCGGCTGGAAGGACATTTTCGGCAAGGAGGAGTTCACCCAGCGCCAAGTAACCTACGAACCGGCGCTGGGTCAGTCGAGCCCGTTCACGCCTCAGATGGTCATCAATGGCCGCACTTCGACGGTCGGCCAGGATCTCGGTGAAGTCCGCAGCCTGATTTCAGCAGAGAGGCCGCTTGCCGGACCTGCCGTGCGCCTGAAGGGCGATACTGCAACGATCGACGGCGGCGGCAAACCGGCGTCGCCTGCGGATATCTGGCTGGTCCGCTATGATGCGGGCCTTGTCGAGGTTCCCGTGGCGCGCGGCGAAAATGCCGGCGAGACATTGCCCCATGCACATGTGGTGCGCGAACTGACGCATCTTGGGCTGTGGAACGGCAAGGCACAAAGCCAGACGATATCGCCGGCAAAGCCCAACGAGAAACGTGCTCTGCTCGTTCAGGAGCGCAATGGCGGCCAAATTCTCGCGGCTGCGACGGATTGA